TCGGCCGAAGCCGACGCACCCCAGGCGGACAACGATTCGGCCGACGACGAGCCGACCGACGAGGCCGGCATCACGCTGCCTACGCAGGGCTGGATCAGCCTCGGCCTGGCCGCCGCCATCGCTGCCGTCGCCGCACTGCTGCGCCTACAACGACGACGCCGCGCCCGCCTCACCTTCCCGGCACCGGCCAACATCGCACGGCAGCCGTCCCCGATGCCACCGTCCCTCGCTAAAGCCGACATGATCGGCAGCCGCAACCTCGGCCGCAACGGCGATGACCACCGACCCGCCAGACCGGCCGTGCCGGCACCGGTCGGCCTCGACGCCGACGCCGCCGAGGTCAGCCTGTTCCAGCTACCCGGTACCGGCATCGCCCTACACGGCGACGGAGCCATCCCGGCAGCCCGCGCCATCCTCGCCGCTGTCCTCACCACCAACGCCACCGAGACCGCCGTCCTACGGCCCGTGGTCGTCACCACCACTGGCCTGCTCAACGAACTCCTCCCCGAGGAAGCCTCGGCGATGGGCCTGGACCCGGACGGCACCGCCTACGACGGGGAACGACTCATCGTCCTCGCCGACACCGCAGCGGCTGTGACGCACGCTGAAGAAGAAATGATCGGCCGTAGGCGCCTGCTGGACACCTTCGACGCGAACACCATCACCGACCTCAACGCCCGCCCCGACCACGCCGAGACCCAGCCGCCGTACGTGCTGCTCATCGAGTCGACCAGCCGCCACGCCGCCCGACTCCAGGCCGTCACCACCCACCGCGCTGCCCTGGACCTGCACCCCGTGATCCTCGGCGACCAAGGAGGCGTCCCTACCGTCGATGTCGCCACAGATGGCACCACGACAGGCACCGGCGAGCCGTACCCCGCAACGAGGCTGTCCACCCTGGGTGCCGATGGCCTCGCCGCCATCCTGAGCATGCTCACCGACGCCCTCGCCCGCCCCGAGGCCGGCACCGACGTCGACGCCCCGCCCGTCGACGCTTTTCCAACCGCGGCCACCGTCGAGACGACCGAGCCAGCGCCCGTCCAGCCCGCCGACGCACCGGCCCTGGTACAGCTCCGAGTGCTCGGCCCAGTCTCCGTCGCCACCGATGCCGGCCCGATCGCGACGGGAATGCGCACCGGCTCGTACACCGTCCTGGCCATGCTCGCCGCCCACCCCGCCGGCCGGACCCTCGACCAACTCGCCGCCGCCATGCACCCCGACGCCGACCCGACTGCCGCCGTCAAACGGGTACGCACGGACATCACCTCCGCCCGGCGGGTGCTGCGCACCGCCACCGGCCACGAGGAACCCATGTTCATCGTTCACGACCCGGCCACCGGCCGATACCAGCTCGACCCCGAGACCGTCACAGTGGACCTCTGGCAGATGCTCACCGCCATCAATCAGGCCACCACCGCCACCGACGAGCAGACGGCCCTCACCGCCTTACGCCGCGCGACCGACCTCTACTCAGGTGACTTCGCCGACGGCCACGACAACACCTGGGCCACCGACTACGCCACCAGCTACCGCCACCGGATCCTCACCGCCCACGCCCGCATCGCTGAGATCCTCGAGACCGACCACCCCGACCAAGCCATCGCAGCCCTCGAACACGCAGCCGAACTCGACCCAGTCAACGAAGAGCTGTACCAGCGGATCATGCGCATCCACGGCCGTCAGCAACGCCCCGACGCCGTACGGCGCACCCTGCGCCGGCTGGAGGAACGCCTCGCCGACCTCGGCGACGCCGAACCATCCCAGGCCACCCGCCGCGTCGCCGAACGGCAGCTCCGACCCACCGCCCCCGTCGCCGGGACACGACCATGACCGGCCGACGCCTTCAACGACTGCAGTGGGCGGTACGGGCAACGCTCGCCCTCGGCGTGGCCGCCTCGGTCACCGCGAACATCCTGCACGCTCAGCCCAACCCGATCTCCCAGGCCATCGCAGCATGGCCACCAATGGCCCTGCTCATCACGGTCGAACTGGTCACCCGTGTACCCGTGCACCGCCGTACGCTCGGCGTCATCCGGGTGGTCGCCGCCTCGGCCATCGCCGTGATCGCAGCCTGGATCAGCTACCACCACATGGTTGGAGTAGTCGCCCGATACGGCGAAACCGGAACCGTGCCCTACCTCCTACCGCTCTCGGTGGACGGGCTGATCATCGTCGCGTCGGTGTCACTCGTCGAACTCGCTGCCCGTCGTCGCGAGGTCGACAACCAACCGCCGACACCAGCCACGGCACCGACCACTGCTACCGCCCCGACCGCCGATTCAACGCCGAGCACAGGCGATGCGATGCAAACGCGCCCAAGCCCTCCGTCGGAACGCCCGAGCACCGACGCCGACAGGCCGCACCTCGGTGTCGTCACCACCAACCAGCACTCGGTAGCGGACCACGTGCCGGACGACTCCGGGTACGGACATGATCCGGCAAGTGGCACACACGAGTATCGTCACCCAGACACGGACGACGAGGCCGGCGAGGGCCCCGATCTCCCGCCGGACCTGGTACCGCTGCTACCCGCAGCCCGCGCCGCTCGCGACGAGCTGACACGCGAAGGCCAGACCGTCAGCCGGGATGCCCTCGCGCGTCGGCTTCGCCGCAACGGCCACTCCATCCGCAACAGCGGTGTGTCGCAGATGCTCGCCGCGCTACGCCGCGAGACGCGAATGGTCAACGGCTCTCGTCCCACGCCCCCGGCATAGCCAGCCAGCATTCTCAGGAATACTGCGGCAGACGAGAGGAAGCCCCCGTCAACATGACCCTGAAGCAGGACGACGCCCGCCCGCCGCACCCACAGCACTGACCACCCTGTGCTACTGGTCGCTGACCCGCAGCACCGCCTCCAACGGATGCGTCGAAAGGCATGGACGACGCTTGTACTCTCGGCATGGCCGCCCAGTCCCGCAAACATCCTGCAAGCCCCCACCCACTCGTTACCCCAGGCCGTCTCGGCATGGCCCCACACATGATCGGAGTCGCTTGTCGGAGCCCGACGCTCCCACAATCCACCGAAGCTGACTTCCTACCTTGTGGACGATGGCATGACCGACCGTGCCGCTACTGATAGCCATCTAGCTGTATCGAAGCTGAACAGAACGATTCATGCTTGACGGCGCGTGCTTCCCCATAAGGGCTCATGGTAGGAGACTTTTTGACCTTGCAGGATCATGTCCAGCGCGCGCTGGATCTCAAGGACGAGCTCGGTCCCTTGCTCCACGGCAACGAGCGCCCAACCGCTTGGGCGATGGAAGAGAGGTCGACAACGACATCGCAAGTGGCCATTGCTTCTGGGTGTTCACCGACCAGGCACTCAATGTCGTCAACTGGCCGGGCGGTATGACGAGGTGCCGCCTGCCTACGGCGACCGGCAGTGGCAGCTGCAGGTCAAAGCCAGCCCCGGTATTCCTGATCCTCGCGCGCCGCTCCTCGTTTTGATTTGGCTGTCTGGCAAACTCGTGCATGGAGGCGTAGTGCCTATGGTGGATGAATTTTTCGCGGGGCGCCTGTGGGAGGTGTTCCGCGATCGGTCACATCGTGGATAGCGTCGTAGGTACCGCGACAGGCAGTGATGATCGCGCGAAGCGCGCTCGTCATCCCCGCTGCCACACCGCCGACGACGAACCGACCAGCGACGGCAAGCCGTGGGCAGGGATGCCGCCGCACGTCGACTACGCCGTAACGTCAACGCCATCGGCGACAGCGGCGTGTCGCAAAGGGTCGCCACGATACGCCGCGAGACCCGAACGGTCAATGGCTCCCGCCCCACGACCGAAGAGCGAACGTCGGGCTAGGCGACTTCAGGGTCAATAACCCACCAAACTGATTCCATCCGAACTTCATCATTATTGAATTGGAGAGCCCTTGTGTGGCTAGCAGCTGAAGTAGGCCAGCAGGCGCCACTGTGGCAAACTGCAGTGATCTCGACCCTTAGTGGTCTTGTCGGCGGCCTACTCGCGCTAACAGGTAGTTGGTTAACGCAACAATCGACCAAGAAGAGGGAGAGTGAACGCTGGGAACGTGAGCTGCAGAAACAGCGAGACGATCGGGTTGCTCAGGTCTACCTAGACGCGGCTGAGTTCGCCGAAAACACTCGCGCGTGGCTCAAGACAAGCGGCGACCCGTTCATTCGGGCCGAGCTCGCCACCCTTAGCGTACACGAGAATCAACTTTCTGCACGAATAAGGTTGTTTGGCGGCAGATCTGCAAATGCCGTATGGATCAAGTTCATGGAAGATCTGGGCGTCATCCGAGCCCAAATTGCATATGGAAACATCGCCCACGACAAATATGGCCAGGAGTATCTCGAAGATTCCAAATGTGAGCCGCGAGCCGAGGTCTCGTCAGTTATTGTACTACTAGCCTTCCGGCAGCTAATCGATGGGCGTGATCAAGTCGACTGGAACGCACTAGAAAGCGGATTCCCGGAATCCGCGAGCTCCCTGGATCACGAGTCTTATCAAGAGTTCATCAAAGAGTGGTTTAGTTCAAAATGGCGCTCCGCAAAGCTTGGGGGTATCGAATAGGCGTGGGTGGTGATGGTCTTTTCTTGCAAGGAATAGTCGGAAGGCTGCGAGCCAGCCGGGCCCAGCAGCCTTCCTGTCTAATGTGCCGCAACTCGGAGATCTTCGGTGTAGCTGGGGACTGTTCACCTGACGTAGGTTGAGTTCTGCATCACCGACAGGGTGGACAACGGCAGAACGAGGTGCCGAGGGTGGAGCTGATACTCATCGTGGCTCGTCACGGGAGACCCGCAACGCGGCGCGCTTCGGTTAGCAGGCGTTGTGCGGTGCGTTGCGGGATGCCGAGTTTGCTTGCCAACTTTGCACCAAGCCCACGCCGGTCACGTCCAGCAGTGCCGGCGTCGTTCAGCAACTGGATGGCGGTCTGGAGGCGGGGGTCGTCGGCGTACGGGTGCGGCTTGCGGTCGCCCGTGGTGCCGGGGGTACGGCCCGTCGATTGTCGACCGGTGCGAGCATCGGCGACAGCCCAGACGGTGCGCCGGTACCACAGGCGTCGTTGCCGCCCGTCTGGCAACATCTCTGTACGGTCGGGGCGTTCGAGCAGGGTGTCGGGCAGGTTGCGGTAGGAGCCGTAGCCGAGGATCCTCGCTGCCGCACCGGAGCCGACGAGGTCATTGGGGTGTCCGCGGCGGTCGACCTTGGTGAGCTCGGCGCGCTTCGCGGCCTGGTGCGCTTCGTGGAATGTCTCGATGTCGTCGAGCCAGAACCACTGGCGACCGTCGCTGCGGAAGCCCTCAGGGAAGCCGAATCGGGCGCGGTGGCGGTGCCAGTGGTTGACGGTGGAGTAGGCCGCGCCGGTGTGCGCGGCGGCGCCGGCCCGGTCGAGGGCTGTCCGTCCGTCGATCACGCGTCGTGCCACGCCGTTCATCCTCCCTCGCGGGCGGCTCGGTAGCCGCCCGCGTCGTCGAGGTGGGTGTGGCTCGGGTCGTAGGATCGGCGGTACGCCTGGCCCGGGTATTGGTGGTCGTGTGGCCGGCAGGTGGCCCGGGTGGGCGAGGTGGCCGGTCGGGAATTGCGCGCACCCTCGGGTGTGCCCGCCGGCCACCGACCCACGTCGAGTTAGACGTGTGGGCGCAGCACTCGCCATGCCACCTGCGCCATGCGGTGCAGGGGCAGCGCGGCGAGTTTGGCCCGGGTAGCGGGTTTAACAGCGTCGTACAGGGTCAGGATTGCGGCGGCGGTGGTCGGGTCCACCACGACCCCGTCGATCTTGCGTGTCGCGCCGTGCATGGCTTCGCGGAGGACCTCGATTACGCGGGAGTCACCTACGGTCGCGTCGTCGGGGAGTGCGTCGATGTCGGCCAGTTCTTGACAGTCCGGGCAGGTCACGAGGTGAGGGTCCTCGGTGACGCGGATCAGCGGACCGTTGTCGAGGCCGCAGATCGGGCGAGGACGCCAGACGGACTTGGCGTGGGTGTATGCCAGTGGGCGGTGCCGTGAGGTGGTGTTCACGACGCTGCCTCGGGGGGCTCGGGCGAGATGCCCATCGGGTTTCCGGGTGTGATCCGGCCACGGCCGGCGGCGAGGGTGTCGAAGACCGTCGAGTACGTCTCGTGGAGCAGGGCACGGGTTCGTGCGAGATGTTTGCCTCGTACCATTTTCGCTGGCATCGCGTCGGCCACCCGCTGGATGAGGCCGTAGATGTCCCGGTTCTCGATGAGGTCGGCGCAGCCGTCACAGGCGGACCACCGTTCTCCCCATGCCTGGGTGAGTGCGTGTTCGGTGTCTGTGCGGCGGACGCGCGCGGCGTTGTGCCGATTGCGATAGTCGCTGACGGCCACAACCTGCGCGGTGACTCGTCGGACATTGGTCAGCTGGTTCGCACACTGGTAGATCCAGGTAGCGTCGGGTGCGGAGCAGAAATCGCACTCGATGATCGGGTCGGGGATTTCGGTGACCGGTACCGGCTCGGCTTTGTGGTCGCTGCGTTCGCCGCGCTGCTCGGCCGCGTGGAGGTACTCGACGATGACGCCGTAGGGATTGAAGCGGACGTTCACGCCTCGGCGGCACCGCCGACAGTAGAGCGGTTCGCCGGTCTGGCCGGGGGGCGTACCGGGTTCGGTCGGCCTGATGGAGTATCCCGGGTGGGGGTGGTGCGAGGGCATCAGTGTCCGCCTCCGGTCTTGCTGTTGGTGTGGGATCGGTTGAGGTTGGTCGGGTCGAGGGTCAGCGTGAGGCGTAGCCGGGCGAGGTCGATCAGGCGCCGTAGGAGGCTCGCGGTTCCGTTGGCGAGGTCGGCGTCGTAGTCGTGGGCGATGCGGCAGGCGTCGCGTAGTGCCACGCACGCGGTGACGAAGGCGGTTTCCAGTGCGGCGTAGTCGTCGGCGCGGGTGCACCACGCGACGTGGGCTGCCGGGTAGGTGCGCTCGGTGCCGTCGGGGAAGCGGAGGGTGTAGCTACGGGCATGGGTGGTATGCCGGGTGGAGTAGCTCACGTCGGTGACGGTGCCGAGGCGGTATTCGGTGGCGTCGGTTGGTGCGATCACCCGGGCGGTGTCGCCGTACTCCATGGATCGGTACATCAGGACTCCGTTCAGGGGTGGGTCTGGCTCAGCGGCGAGGTCGAACGGTCGGGCTGGGCCCATGCGAGTAGTCCGCCGTGAGCCGGAGGGGTGTTGGCCGGTGTGCCGCGCGGCCCGGGGTCGGACCGCTAGCCGCGCGGCGACCGGCGGCGGTCAGGCTTGGGTGGCCGTCGGCCCGGCGGCACGGTCGGGGTTCGCCGGTTGTCCGGCGGTCCCGTGGGGGTCGAACGGTGGTGTGGCCTTCAGCGGGGGCAGGCTCGGGTCGAGCTTCTGTCCGATGCGGTCGAGGCTGATCGCTCCGTACGCGGTCAGGTGCGCGCCTGCGGCGAGGGCCTGCCGGCCGGTGAGCAGCACGACGAGGCGGCGGCCGGCCTCGTCGTGGACGTGCAGCTCGACGTGGCCGTTGGTCAGCGGCCGGACCGGCATGAAGTGCTCGGCCTGCCCGGTGTGCGGCAGAGCCGTCCTGATCGCCTCGACCAGGGCGGGCCACCGCTCGTTGACGAGGGCGTCCCACTGTGCGGCGCTTGCGCTGAGATGGGCGTGTTCAGCCTCGCTTGTCGCCTGTTCGGCCAAGGCGTGGGCGACCTCGGCCGCCGCGAAGGTGGAGCACATCTCGTTGGCCAGCGCGACCACCGTCTCGGCGGTGGGTGCCGGTGCGTACAGCGGCGTGATGCTGGGCTCGGCGGGGATGTCTGTGGTCCCGGCGGCGGGGTTCCCGCCGGTACCGGGGCCGGGCGTGGTGGCCCGGCCCCCGTGCCGGCCCACGTCAGACCGCCAGCAACTCGAAGGCGCGGGCCTTGAGGTCCGCTCCGGCACCGGTCAGCGCCCGGGTGGCCCGGACGAGGTCGTTCTTGGCGGGGGCGAAGTGGTCCACGTACTCGGTGATGGCCTGGTAGCCGGCCCACCGGGTGCCCTTGATCGCCTTCTGCGTGTCGGCGTCGCGGATGAGGTAGCGCAGCGTCGCGGTGCGCTGTTTGGTGTTGTTGCGTGCTGTGTCGGAGGCATCGTCAGCGAGAGGCCACACCTGCGCGACGATCTTCTCGAACTCACCCATGGTCAGCGACGCGTTGATCATCTTTTCGGCTTCGGTCTCGAAGGCGTCGAACGCCTTCCACATCAGACCGAGTGCCTGGCGCGCCTCGGCGATCTTGTTGGTGACGTTGGAGGTGTGCCGGAACGTGTAGGAGCTGCGCGACCGTTGGTAGGCGAGGGCCTGCGTGTTGGCGCACACGATCCGCACCGGGGTCGCGTCGAGGCGCAGCGAGGCGGTGCCGTCGTGGCTGGTGGTGGCGGCGAGGTAGAGGTCCATGTCGTCCACTCCGGCGATCCGCATCGCGCTCGGCAGCTTCATGGTCACGAACACCGACCGGCCCTTGCGCATGGAGCCGGCGGTTTCGAAGTGCGCACCGGAGGCGTCGACCAGGAGGTTGAGTGTCTCGGCGACCTGCTCGTTCTGGACCACGCTGTAGTCCTCGCCGACAACGCCGAGGTACTCGGTCTCGCCGGTGACCGGGTTGGTTCGTACGGTCATGTACTTGTCGGGGCAGTCGACCTTCGTCACGCCCTTGTCGGTGATCTCGATGCCCTGGATGGCGATCTTGCGGACCTCCCAGCCTCCGAGCCACGCCTTGCTCATGACCTCCTGGGCGGTCATGCAGGAATCGGTGACGGTGCCGAGTTGGTGCCAGGCGGACAGCCGCGCTGAGGCGAAGGCGGCTTCGCCGTTGGCGAACGTCTCGAGTTCGTGTGCCACGGTGGCACCCCTTTCCGGGTCGTGTGGTTCGGGTGGGCGGCGGGCCGGGGATTGCGACCCCGGCCGCGCCGTCACAAACAATGTTTCCTACCTCTATGGGTGCATCAAGCCGATCGAATGGAGTCGATCGAGGTTTCTGTGGCGAATTTGACGCCCACCGCTGGGCGCGGCCTACCGGGTACCGGTGGCCGGTCGTAGTCGCCCGTCCGGCCCGTACAGATAGGTGTGCACGGCGTTAAACGGGGCCGGCAGGTACACGGTGTAGCCGTTCTCGGGGATGAACCAGGTTCGGTAGGCGCGGATGACGCCCAACAGGTACCGGTCGGGTTTGTCGCCGTGCGACCCGGCGGGATGATGCCCGCCCCGGGCCGGTCGGCACGGGCGCGACGGTGCCGACCAAGCGCCAGATGCGGGCACAGCGACAGATCGGCGGGATGCGCTCGCAGTGCCCCGGTGGGTCCGGTCGGCAGTCGGGCCGGTGCCCGATGGGTCGGTCACGACGTACCGGCCGCATGGCTGGGCCGGGCATCGGTCACGGTGATGTGCGGTTGCTGCGCCCGCAGAACGGCTTGCGCCTGTTGCCATTGCGCCTCGGTCAGGCAACAGGTGACCGGTGCAAGATCCGCGCAGCCCATCGTTACTGCCATGAGGTCGGCTGCTTCCGCCGAGTCGAACACGGCCACCATGTCACCGCCTGCGACCACGTACACGCGTGTCTCGTCGGGCCGGCGATATCTCGGTACGGTGCGGCGGTACTCGGCCAGCCACCGGCCGACGACCTCGGCCAAGTGGCCGGTCACGTCGTCGGTGTCGTAGCCCTCGCCAGCGAGCCACGCGAGGTGATCGCTCACGGTCCATTCAGGGTGGTTGAGCCAGGATTGCTGGACGGCCTGCCGCATGGTCAGCCGCGCGGCGACGCCGACCGGTTCGGCCGGTTGTGAGCCATCGGGGCCTGGCACCGGGCATAGTGGGGTGCCGTCGCGGTGCGACGCGTCCGGACGTGGGGCGAATCCGTCGAGGGGCCAGTGACGCGGCGGCACCGGCCGGGCCGGTTCCCCGCATTCGGGGCAGCGCAGCGACCCCGGCGCGCACGTCGTGCCATTGGTGGCGTGGTCGTGGTGGGGGCGGTCGTGAGTGGTCATTGTTCGTTCCTTCCGTGGCGCTTGCGGTGGGCGTACGGGTGCCGGGGCCGGGCAGGCTGCCCGGCCCCGGCAGGGCGGTAGGTCAGGCGGCTACCGGCGCGGCGGTGGCCTCGTCGGCGCTGGTCTCGTCACCAGCGGTCGCATCGGCCTGTGAAGGGGACATGAACGCCCGTACCTCGGCGGTCGCGGCGGGCGGGTTGTCGGCGAGGGCGTACGTCTCGGGGGCCTCGCGGGTCAGGATCAGCACACCGGCCCCGCCGAGCTTGGCCATCGCGTTACGGACCGCGCCGGAGCTCCGTCCGCCGATCTCACGGGCGACGGTGCCGGGGGTGACGTCGTGGCCGGTGCCGAGATCGCGCATGAACGCCTCGACCCGGTTGCGCAACTCGTTCTTGCCGAGCTTGGTCGATCCGTCGCTGTTGATCTCACCGGTCGTACGGCCGGTGCCGCTGACGCGGCGAGTGGAGGGGCGGCGGATCTTGCGGGTGTGCCCGCAGGTGGGGCACGTCGTGTGCGTCGGGGCGTTGGCTGGATCCACGGTGGCGAGGTCCCCGTCGCCGATGACCCACAACTCGTTGCCGTCGTCGTCAACCGGCAAGCGACGGGCGGCACCGGCAACCTCCATCGCTGCGAGGATCGTGTCGCCCATCGCGACCGACAAGCCACTTTCACCGATCGCCGCGTCAGCGGTGATCCCGTCCGGGTGCCCGCCCAAGACACCAGCCATGATCAGCACCTTCAGGTCAGGCTGACGCGCGGCGACCGGCGCACCGGACACGGGAGCCTCGGGCAGCGACGCCTCGTCGGTCGTTTCCGCCGCCTCGTCGGTGGTAGGTGCGTCGTCCGGCGTCGGCTCGTCGGTGAGGGCCGTCGCGTCGTCGGTGCCGGTGGGCTCGTTGGTCGGATCTGGCGTCGTTTCCGTGGCGGCCTCGGCGTCGGCCGTGCCGGTCGCCTCGTCGGTGGAGGTGGCGTCGTCCGGGGTCGTCTCGTCGGCCGTGTCCGGGATCGTGCCGCCGGTCGCCGGGGTGTCGTCGGCGGTAGGCGTCGGCTCGTCGCCGGTGGTGGCGTCGTCAGCGGAGGGCGTCTCGTCGGCCGTGTCGGGCGTTACCTCGGCGGGGGTAGCGAGTTCCCACGTATCGGCGCTCTTGCGGTTGCCCTTGGCCGGATCGGGCGTGCGGGTGGCAGTCCCGGCCGTTTCCATGTGCTGGAGTGCCTCGGTCACGACGGGCAGCGGCAGGCTCGCCTGTCCGGCCAACTTGCGGGCCGTGACGCCGGGGTACTGGCGCAACGCGTCGGCCACTGCGAACCGGGCCTCGTCCGTGCCGGGGGTGAGCAGAATGTTCGCGGTCATGGCGAATGCACCTCCATACAAGGGGTCGACAAATGGCGATTCCGCATGCGCGCGGTGCGCATTTCTTTTGCGGTTCGCCGGGGCGGTTTTGTTGCCCACGTCCATGGACGCTCGACACCCTGGTGATTGTCAACCCCGTTGACCAAGACTCTTTAGGTGGGACGCACCCGTACCGCTTCCGTGCTCGATCCGGGAACAGTTGTAGCCGTTTCTTGTGCCGTCCGGTGGCCCCTGTTCGTCGCTGGGCCACGTTCGACACCTGTCCCTAGTGCCGCACAGGATGGGTAGCGTGCCGGGCGCTCACGCCATCTGGCGGGGTCGCGAATTTCGGTCGATAGAACGATGTCGCGCGCCCGGTTCGCCGGACGCGCGGCGGTCTGCG
The sequence above is a segment of the Solwaraspora sp. WMMD406 genome. Coding sequences within it:
- a CDS encoding BTAD domain-containing putative transcriptional regulator; translation: MFRAFAVIARTVRAMLAFTALAGFTAGVPWLLIVTAGWPLDWIGWPTLAAIPITSDLHTAVTSPWSDQMVLALLATIGWVLWAQFLRDTIIEIVETSAAASATRRGQPRPPTARRGPIRWVAAVLVGATVGAVLFDAARVVTSPTTANAADVAARRPTVAVNPAHTDTPQATHHDRRPALTVTASATSTALPLTGHRDNPTVPVWARDAPGGTHHVVAGDNLWDLAATHLSDPHRWREIYKLNRGHEQPNGYALTDPDQIHVGWILALPARQATPATDAEAPAADSPGTSTPGADEAVPPAPPTSATPAPNSPEPSTPTPRTTDPSATDDSAEADAPQADNDSADDEPTDEAGITLPTQGWISLGLAAAIAAVAALLRLQRRRRARLTFPAPANIARQPSPMPPSLAKADMIGSRNLGRNGDDHRPARPAVPAPVGLDADAAEVSLFQLPGTGIALHGDGAIPAARAILAAVLTTNATETAVLRPVVVTTTGLLNELLPEEASAMGLDPDGTAYDGERLIVLADTAAAVTHAEEEMIGRRRLLDTFDANTITDLNARPDHAETQPPYVLLIESTSRHAARLQAVTTHRAALDLHPVILGDQGGVPTVDVATDGTTTGTGEPYPATRLSTLGADGLAAILSMLTDALARPEAGTDVDAPPVDAFPTAATVETTEPAPVQPADAPALVQLRVLGPVSVATDAGPIATGMRTGSYTVLAMLAAHPAGRTLDQLAAAMHPDADPTAAVKRVRTDITSARRVLRTATGHEEPMFIVHDPATGRYQLDPETVTVDLWQMLTAINQATTATDEQTALTALRRATDLYSGDFADGHDNTWATDYATSYRHRILTAHARIAEILETDHPDQAIAALEHAAELDPVNEELYQRIMRIHGRQQRPDAVRRTLRRLEERLADLGDAEPSQATRRVAERQLRPTAPVAGTRP
- a CDS encoding DUF2637 domain-containing protein, with the protein product MTGRRLQRLQWAVRATLALGVAASVTANILHAQPNPISQAIAAWPPMALLITVELVTRVPVHRRTLGVIRVVAASAIAVIAAWISYHHMVGVVARYGETGTVPYLLPLSVDGLIIVASVSLVELAARRREVDNQPPTPATAPTTATAPTADSTPSTGDAMQTRPSPPSERPSTDADRPHLGVVTTNQHSVADHVPDDSGYGHDPASGTHEYRHPDTDDEAGEGPDLPPDLVPLLPAARAARDELTREGQTVSRDALARRLRRNGHSIRNSGVSQMLAALRRETRMVNGSRPTPPA
- a CDS encoding DUF932 domain-containing protein; its protein translation is MAHELETFANGEAAFASARLSAWHQLGTVTDSCMTAQEVMSKAWLGGWEVRKIAIQGIEITDKGVTKVDCPDKYMTVRTNPVTGETEYLGVVGEDYSVVQNEQVAETLNLLVDASGAHFETAGSMRKGRSVFVTMKLPSAMRIAGVDDMDLYLAATTSHDGTASLRLDATPVRIVCANTQALAYQRSRSSYTFRHTSNVTNKIAEARQALGLMWKAFDAFETEAEKMINASLTMGEFEKIVAQVWPLADDASDTARNNTKQRTATLRYLIRDADTQKAIKGTRWAGYQAITEYVDHFAPAKNDLVRATRALTGAGADLKARAFELLAV